The proteins below are encoded in one region of Bacillus vallismortis:
- the bcd gene encoding branched-chain amino acid dehydrogenase, translating to MELFKYMEKYDYEQLVFCQDEQSGLKAIIAIHDTTLGPALGGTRMWTYENEEAAIEDALRLARGMTYKNAAAGLNLGGGKTVIIGDPRKDKNEEMFRAFGRYIQGLNGRYITAEDVGTTVEDMDIIHDETDYVTGISPAFGSSGNPSPVTAYGVYRGMKAAAKAAFGTDSLEGKTIAVQGVGNVAYNLCRHLHKEGANLIVTDINKQSVQRAVADFGARAVDPEEIYSQDCDIYAPCALGATINDGTIKQLKAKVIAGAANNQLKETRHGDQIHEMGIVYAPDYVINAGGVINVADELYGYNAERALKKVEGIYGNIERVLEISQRDGIPTYLAADRLAEERIERMRRSRSQFLQNGHSVLSRR from the coding sequence ATGGAACTTTTTAAATATATGGAGAAATACGATTACGAACAATTGGTATTCTGCCAAGATGAACAATCCGGCTTAAAAGCGATTATCGCGATTCATGATACAACGCTTGGTCCGGCGCTTGGCGGAACGAGAATGTGGACATATGAAAATGAAGAAGCGGCGATTGAAGACGCGCTCAGACTGGCAAGAGGCATGACGTATAAAAATGCGGCGGCAGGCTTAAACCTGGGCGGCGGAAAAACAGTGATTATCGGTGATCCGCGCAAAGACAAAAATGAAGAAATGTTCCGCGCGTTTGGCCGCTATATTCAAGGGCTGAACGGCAGATACATTACAGCTGAAGATGTAGGTACAACGGTTGAGGATATGGACATCATTCATGATGAAACAGACTATGTCACAGGAATTTCTCCTGCTTTCGGATCTTCAGGAAATCCATCCCCCGTTACGGCTTACGGGGTGTACAGAGGGATGAAAGCCGCAGCTAAAGCTGCTTTCGGAACCGACTCTCTTGAAGGCAAAACCATCGCTGTACAGGGTGTAGGGAACGTAGCCTATAACCTATGCCGTCACCTTCATAAAGAAGGAGCAAACTTAATCGTGACGGATATCAATAAACAATCCGTACAGCGCGCAGTTGCAGATTTTGGCGCCCGTGCGGTTGATCCGGAAGAGATTTATTCACAAGACTGTGATATTTATGCGCCGTGTGCACTCGGTGCGACAATTAACGATGGCACCATTAAACAGCTGAAGGCAAAAGTTATCGCTGGTGCGGCTAATAACCAATTAAAAGAAACGCGCCATGGCGATCAAATTCACGAAATGGGCATCGTTTACGCGCCGGATTATGTCATTAACGCGGGCGGCGTGATCAATGTGGCAGATGAGCTTTACGGCTATAATGCAGAACGAGCATTGAAGAAAGTTGAAGGCATTTACGGCAATATTGAGCGTGTACTTGAGATTTCTCAGCGCGACGGCATTCCGACGTATTTGGCGGCTGACCGCTTGGCAGAGGAACGGATTGAACGCATGCGCCGCTCAAGAAGCCAGTTTTTGCAAAACGGTCACAGTGTATTAAGCAGACGTTAA
- a CDS encoding bifunctional 2-methylcitrate dehydratase/aconitate hydratase: MLKTDHVIEEITDYVLEKEITSSEAYTTAGHVLLDTLGCGILALRYPECAKLLGPIVPGTIVPNGSKVPGTSYVLDPVRASFNIGCMIRWLDYNDTWLAAEWGHPSDNLGGILAVADYVSRVRLSEGKEPLTVRDVLEMMIKAHEIQGVLALENSLNRVGLDHVLFVKVATAAVAAKLLGGGRKEIKNALSNAWIDNAALRTYRHSPNTGSRKSWAAGDATSRGVHLALMALKGEMGYPTALSAPEWGFQDVLFNKQEIKLARPLDAYVMENVLFKVSYPAEFHAQTAAECAVILHPQIKGRIDDIDRVVIRTHESAIRIIDKKGPLHNPADRDHCLQYITAIGLLFGDITARHYEAETASDPRIDKLRDKMEVTEHKTYTEDYLKPDKRSISNAVQVYFKDGTSTEMVECEFPLGHRFRRDEAVPKLLEKFSANLKSHFSEKQHKHIYGRCASYETLQTMRVNEFVDMFCM; encoded by the coding sequence ATGCTGAAAACGGATCATGTCATTGAAGAAATCACAGACTATGTGCTAGAGAAAGAGATTACGAGCTCCGAGGCGTACACAACAGCGGGACATGTGCTGCTGGATACGCTCGGCTGCGGGATTTTGGCGCTCCGGTATCCTGAATGTGCCAAACTGCTCGGCCCGATTGTGCCCGGAACAATTGTGCCGAATGGAAGCAAAGTGCCGGGAACGTCATATGTGCTCGATCCGGTGAGAGCATCGTTTAATATCGGCTGTATGATCCGCTGGCTTGATTACAACGATACATGGCTGGCGGCGGAGTGGGGGCATCCGTCCGATAATTTGGGAGGAATCCTTGCCGTTGCCGATTATGTATCGAGAGTAAGATTGTCTGAAGGAAAAGAGCCTTTAACGGTACGTGACGTACTTGAAATGATGATCAAAGCACACGAAATTCAAGGCGTGCTTGCATTAGAAAACAGCTTAAACCGAGTTGGGCTTGATCATGTGCTGTTTGTCAAAGTCGCGACAGCTGCTGTTGCGGCAAAGCTTTTGGGCGGCGGAAGAAAAGAAATCAAAAATGCGCTTTCGAATGCATGGATTGACAATGCAGCCTTGAGGACATACCGGCATTCACCGAATACCGGTTCGCGCAAATCGTGGGCTGCAGGAGATGCAACGAGCCGAGGTGTTCATTTGGCGCTGATGGCGTTAAAAGGGGAAATGGGCTATCCGACAGCTTTGAGCGCACCAGAATGGGGATTCCAAGACGTTTTATTCAATAAACAAGAGATCAAACTCGCTCGTCCGCTCGACGCTTACGTCATGGAAAACGTGTTATTTAAAGTGTCTTATCCTGCGGAATTTCACGCCCAGACAGCCGCAGAGTGCGCTGTCATACTTCATCCTCAGATAAAAGGCCGGATTGATGACATTGACCGTGTTGTCATCAGAACGCACGAATCCGCTATCCGAATCATTGATAAGAAGGGCCCGCTTCACAATCCGGCGGATCGCGATCACTGCCTCCAATACATCACAGCGATCGGTTTGCTTTTTGGTGATATCACCGCGCGGCATTATGAAGCTGAAACAGCGAGCGATCCGAGAATAGATAAACTGCGGGACAAAATGGAAGTGACTGAACATAAAACATATACCGAGGATTACCTGAAACCCGACAAGCGCTCCATCTCAAATGCCGTTCAAGTATATTTTAAAGACGGAACAAGCACGGAAATGGTGGAATGTGAATTTCCGCTCGGCCATCGTTTTCGAAGAGACGAAGCAGTTCCGAAGCTTTTAGAAAAGTTTTCTGCCAATCTCAAATCCCATTTCTCTGAGAAACAGCATAAACACATTTATGGGCGCTGTGCCAGCTATGAGACATTGCAAACAATGCGCGTAAATGAATTTGTAGATATGTTCTGCATGTAA
- a CDS encoding DUF2627 domain-containing protein, with the protein MSRLLALLILVTPGAISALGIKLMRDTLFGHTVKPFAVLWLQGLSGFIFFAFGLFVLAGFVLYRDRKRNQVSPRFRK; encoded by the coding sequence ATGAGCCGACTTCTTGCGCTTTTGATATTAGTCACCCCCGGCGCCATTTCCGCCCTAGGCATTAAACTGATGAGGGATACACTTTTCGGCCACACTGTAAAGCCTTTTGCAGTTCTTTGGCTCCAAGGCTTGTCAGGATTCATCTTTTTTGCATTTGGCCTTTTTGTGCTGGCCGGGTTCGTTTTATACAGAGACAGAAAACGCAATCAAGTCAGCCCGCGATTCAGAAAATGA
- a CDS encoding sigma-54 interaction domain-containing protein yields MQKVLIVGAGKRGTALLHILIKTAIIEIVAVVDKNPEAPGLKEAEQYGIAVSSDWKPYIQQKPDIVIHTTGNQAVLDELLKEKHKETIVMPGKMAYIVFQLMEEKQHLIQMLKEQTYKHDRIFNSTHDGMIFIDINEEIILFNHMAEKMVGKRREEVIGRPIKEVIPSTKMPRILKTRVPEYNQTQLLGDHLQIVTTRLPIIDEGGRLLGALCVFKDITDAVELAEEVTNLKQVRTMLEAIIQSSDEAISVVDENGIGLLINKAYTKMTGLSEKEVIGKPANTDISEGESMHLKVLETRRPVRGVRMKVGPNEKEVIVNVAPVIVDGILKGSVGVIHDVSEIKMLTAELNRARQIIRTLEAKYTFDDIIGKSEQMLVALEQAKLGAKTPATILLRGESGTGKELFAHAIHNESDRKYNKFIRVNCAALSENLLESELFGYEDGAFSGAKRGGKKGLFEEANNGSIFLDEIGELTQNMQAKLLRVLQEKEIVRVGGTKAVPVNVRVIAATNVNIEMAMADGAFREDLYYRINRYPISIPPLRQRLEDIEELSVRLIQKINRDYGRNVKGLSQQALRALSAYHWPGNVRELENVLGRAMIFLNPHMEWIEKDHLPTFEVEQKEKDPEQGASFDFPDIEGEKLSVAVEKFEAHLIQQTLEKHHYNRTKTAKALGVSIRNLYYKMDKYGLANEGMQ; encoded by the coding sequence ATGCAAAAGGTACTGATTGTAGGTGCCGGCAAAAGGGGAACGGCGTTATTACATATTTTGATTAAAACAGCCATCATAGAGATCGTTGCCGTAGTTGACAAAAACCCAGAGGCACCGGGATTGAAAGAAGCAGAACAGTATGGGATCGCCGTTTCATCTGATTGGAAACCTTACATACAACAAAAACCGGATATCGTTATTCATACGACCGGCAATCAAGCCGTGTTGGACGAACTCCTTAAGGAAAAGCATAAAGAGACCATTGTCATGCCGGGAAAAATGGCGTACATCGTTTTTCAGCTGATGGAAGAAAAGCAGCACCTGATTCAAATGCTGAAAGAGCAAACATACAAACACGACCGAATTTTTAATTCCACTCATGACGGGATGATTTTTATTGATATCAATGAAGAAATCATTCTCTTTAACCATATGGCTGAAAAAATGGTCGGGAAAAGACGTGAGGAAGTCATCGGGCGTCCGATAAAAGAAGTGATTCCGAGCACGAAGATGCCGCGGATTTTAAAAACAAGAGTGCCTGAATACAATCAAACGCAGCTTTTGGGAGATCATTTGCAAATTGTAACGACGAGGCTGCCGATTATTGATGAAGGCGGACGTTTGCTCGGGGCGCTTTGTGTATTTAAAGACATTACCGACGCGGTAGAACTGGCAGAGGAAGTGACAAATTTAAAGCAGGTCCGTACGATGCTGGAGGCGATTATTCAATCCTCCGATGAGGCGATTTCTGTTGTTGATGAAAATGGCATCGGCCTCTTGATCAATAAAGCGTATACGAAAATGACGGGGCTTTCCGAAAAAGAAGTCATCGGAAAGCCTGCCAACACTGACATTTCTGAAGGTGAAAGCATGCATTTAAAGGTGCTTGAAACGAGACGCCCTGTGCGCGGTGTCAGAATGAAGGTCGGTCCGAACGAAAAAGAGGTCATCGTCAATGTAGCGCCCGTGATTGTAGACGGGATTTTGAAAGGCAGCGTCGGTGTGATTCATGACGTGTCCGAAATTAAAATGCTGACAGCCGAGCTGAACCGCGCCAGACAAATCATCCGCACGCTTGAGGCGAAATACACGTTTGATGACATTATCGGCAAAAGCGAGCAAATGCTGGTTGCGCTTGAGCAGGCGAAGCTCGGGGCGAAAACGCCGGCGACCATTTTGCTGCGCGGGGAATCCGGAACAGGAAAAGAACTGTTTGCCCATGCCATCCATAATGAAAGCGACCGGAAATACAATAAATTTATTCGTGTGAATTGTGCAGCCCTTTCTGAAAACCTGCTCGAATCAGAATTGTTCGGCTATGAGGATGGTGCGTTTTCAGGAGCCAAACGCGGCGGAAAAAAGGGGTTATTCGAAGAAGCGAATAACGGCAGTATTTTTTTAGATGAAATCGGCGAGCTGACACAAAATATGCAGGCGAAACTGCTTCGTGTCCTTCAAGAGAAGGAAATCGTCAGAGTGGGCGGCACGAAAGCGGTCCCTGTCAATGTCAGAGTGATTGCGGCGACAAATGTAAATATCGAAATGGCGATGGCGGATGGTGCATTCCGCGAAGATCTGTATTACCGCATCAACCGCTACCCCATCTCCATTCCGCCTTTGCGGCAGCGCCTGGAAGACATTGAGGAACTCAGCGTCAGGCTCATCCAAAAGATTAACCGCGATTACGGCAGGAATGTAAAGGGGCTCTCGCAGCAAGCCTTGCGTGCCTTATCCGCTTACCATTGGCCGGGGAATGTCCGCGAGCTTGAAAATGTCCTTGGACGAGCCATGATTTTTCTGAATCCGCATATGGAATGGATCGAAAAAGATCACTTGCCTACATTTGAAGTTGAACAAAAAGAAAAGGACCCAGAACAGGGTGCAAGTTTTGATTTTCCGGATATTGAAGGCGAAAAGCTATCTGTCGCAGTAGAAAAATTTGAAGCGCATTTGATTCAGCAAACGCTCGAAAAACATCATTATAACCGGACAAAAACAGCGAAAGCCCTCGGAGTCAGCATACGGAATTTATATTACAAAATGGATAAATACGGCCTTGCAAATGAGGGCATGCAATAA
- the mmgD gene encoding citrate synthase, with product MEEKQDYSPGLDGVIAAETQISYLDTRSSQILIRGYDLIVLSKTKSYLELVHLLLEGRLPEENEMETLKKNINSASNLPANHFRLLELLPKHTHPMDSLRTGLSALSGYDRQIDDRSLSANKERAYQLLGKMPALTAASYRIINKKEPILPLQTLSYSANFLYMMTGKMPSSLEERIFDRSLVLYSEHEMPNSTFAARVIASTHSDLYGALTGAVASLKGNLHGGANEAVMHMLLEAETPADFEKLLQTKLKRKERIMGFGHRVYMKKMDPRALMMKEALQQLCDKAGDDRLYEMCEAGERLMEKEKGLYPNLDYYAAPVYWMLGIPIPLYTPVFFSARTSGLCAHVIEQHANNRLFRPRVSYLGPRHEAES from the coding sequence ATGGAGGAGAAACAAGATTATTCTCCGGGTTTGGACGGTGTGATCGCGGCGGAAACTCAAATTTCTTATCTTGACACGCGGTCCAGCCAGATTTTGATACGAGGCTATGATTTAATCGTTCTTTCTAAAACTAAAAGCTATTTGGAGCTTGTTCATTTATTGCTGGAGGGCAGGCTGCCGGAAGAAAATGAAATGGAAACACTGAAAAAAAACATAAACAGCGCATCCAACCTGCCGGCAAATCATTTCCGTCTGCTTGAGCTGCTCCCTAAGCATACTCATCCGATGGATAGCCTGCGAACCGGACTGTCTGCTCTTTCCGGATATGACCGGCAAATAGATGATCGGTCTCTTTCTGCGAACAAAGAACGCGCCTATCAGCTTCTCGGGAAAATGCCTGCCCTCACTGCTGCCAGCTACAGAATCATCAATAAGAAAGAGCCGATTCTCCCGCTTCAAACCTTATCCTACAGTGCGAATTTCCTCTACATGATGACAGGGAAAATGCCGTCCTCACTGGAAGAACGCATTTTTGACCGGTCCCTCGTCCTGTACAGTGAACATGAGATGCCGAATTCAACCTTTGCCGCGAGAGTCATCGCTTCTACACATTCAGATCTTTATGGCGCCTTAACAGGAGCTGTCGCCTCCCTGAAAGGAAATCTTCACGGCGGAGCAAACGAAGCCGTGATGCATATGCTTTTGGAGGCGGAAACACCGGCCGATTTTGAGAAGCTTCTGCAAACAAAATTGAAAAGAAAAGAAAGAATCATGGGCTTCGGCCACCGGGTGTATATGAAAAAAATGGACCCGAGAGCACTCATGATGAAAGAGGCGCTTCAGCAATTATGCGATAAAGCTGGTGACGATCGTTTATATGAGATGTGTGAAGCAGGCGAGCGGCTGATGGAGAAGGAAAAAGGGCTTTACCCGAATTTGGATTACTACGCTGCCCCGGTGTATTGGATGCTTGGCATACCAATACCTTTGTATACGCCTGTCTTTTTCAGTGCGAGAACGTCCGGTTTATGCGCTCACGTGATCGAGCAGCATGCCAATAACCGTCTCTTCCGTCCACGTGTCAGTTATTTGGGCCCGCGGCATGAGGCTGAATCTTAA
- the yqiS gene encoding phosphate butyryltransferase, protein MKLRHLIEKASMYKNKTIAVAHAEDEEVIRAVKLAAEHLSARFLLVGDSKKLNDLTSSMQGRQIEIVHADTPEESAKLAVRAVHHKTADVLMKGDVPTSVLLKAVLNRQEGLRSSNILSHVAVFDIPDFDRLMFVTDSAMNIAPTLEELRQILQNAVHVARAIGNNMPKAAALAAVETVNPKMEATVNAAALAQMCKRGQIKGCIVDGPFALDNAVSQIAAAQKKISGDVAGSADILLVPTIEAGNILYKSLIYFAKASVAAVITGAKAPIALTSRADSAENKLYSIALAICASEEYTH, encoded by the coding sequence ATGAAGCTGAGACATTTGATCGAAAAAGCGTCGATGTACAAAAACAAGACCATTGCGGTTGCTCACGCTGAGGATGAGGAAGTGATCAGGGCTGTAAAGCTGGCAGCCGAGCACCTATCTGCCCGTTTTTTGTTAGTGGGCGACAGCAAAAAACTAAACGATTTGACATCGTCTATGCAAGGGCGTCAAATAGAGATCGTTCATGCCGATACGCCTGAGGAATCGGCAAAATTAGCGGTTCGTGCTGTGCATCACAAAACAGCGGATGTGTTAATGAAAGGGGATGTGCCGACTTCTGTTTTGCTTAAAGCGGTACTGAACAGACAGGAGGGGCTTCGGTCATCCAACATCCTTTCTCACGTCGCTGTGTTTGATATACCGGACTTTGACAGGCTGATGTTTGTGACAGATTCGGCAATGAACATCGCTCCAACACTGGAAGAGCTTCGGCAGATCCTGCAAAATGCGGTTCATGTAGCCCGTGCAATAGGGAACAATATGCCAAAAGCAGCTGCTCTGGCAGCGGTCGAAACGGTGAACCCGAAAATGGAAGCGACAGTGAATGCAGCTGCTCTTGCTCAAATGTGCAAAAGAGGCCAGATCAAAGGCTGTATTGTTGATGGGCCATTCGCTTTGGATAATGCAGTGTCGCAAATTGCCGCGGCCCAGAAAAAGATTTCAGGAGACGTAGCGGGCAGCGCTGATATCCTTCTCGTCCCAACAATTGAGGCTGGAAATATTTTGTATAAATCACTGATTTATTTTGCGAAGGCCAGCGTGGCGGCTGTCATTACAGGAGCAAAAGCGCCGATTGCCTTAACGAGCAGAGCGGACTCCGCTGAAAATAAACTGTATTCCATTGCGCTGGCGATATGCGCATCTGAAGAATACACACATTAG
- the prpB gene encoding methylisocitrate lyase, whose product MSWIVNKQSSQEELAGRFNKLMSAPDILQIPGAHDGMAALLAKEAGFSAIYLSGAAYTASRGLPDLGLITSAEMAERAKDLVRAADLPLLVDIDTGFGGVLNAARTAREMFEARVAAVQIEDQQLPKKCGHLNGKQLVPIKEMAQKIKAIKQAAPALVVVARTDARAQEGLDAAIKRSEAYMEAGADAIFPEALQEESEFRQFAERISVPLLANMTEFGKTPYYHADEFEDMGFGMVIYPVTSLRAAAKAYERMFDLIKERGSQKEGLHHMQTRKELYDTISYYDYEALDKTIAKTVLPDE is encoded by the coding sequence ATGTCGTGGATCGTCAATAAGCAATCGTCACAAGAAGAGCTTGCCGGGCGTTTCAACAAGCTGATGTCAGCGCCGGACATTCTGCAAATTCCCGGCGCTCATGACGGAATGGCCGCTTTGCTTGCGAAAGAGGCTGGGTTTTCCGCTATTTATTTGTCCGGTGCTGCATATACAGCCAGCAGGGGGCTGCCTGATTTAGGGCTTATCACATCGGCAGAGATGGCTGAACGGGCCAAAGATCTTGTGCGTGCAGCTGACCTGCCTCTGCTTGTGGATATCGATACGGGATTTGGCGGTGTGTTAAATGCCGCCCGAACCGCCCGCGAGATGTTTGAAGCCAGGGTAGCCGCCGTTCAAATCGAAGACCAGCAGCTTCCGAAAAAATGCGGTCATTTAAATGGCAAACAGCTTGTTCCGATAAAGGAAATGGCGCAAAAAATAAAAGCGATCAAACAAGCGGCACCCGCCCTTGTCGTTGTTGCCCGTACTGATGCCAGGGCGCAGGAAGGGCTAGATGCCGCAATAAAACGGTCAGAGGCTTACATGGAGGCCGGAGCGGATGCGATTTTTCCGGAAGCGCTTCAGGAGGAGAGCGAATTCCGTCAGTTTGCTGAGCGCATCTCTGTTCCGCTCCTTGCGAATATGACCGAGTTTGGGAAAACGCCGTATTATCACGCCGATGAATTCGAAGATATGGGGTTTGGCATGGTGATTTACCCTGTCACATCGCTGCGAGCGGCGGCAAAAGCTTATGAGCGGATGTTTGATTTGATAAAGGAACGCGGCTCACAAAAAGAAGGGCTTCATCATATGCAGACACGAAAAGAACTGTATGATACGATTTCCTATTATGACTATGAAGCATTAGATAAAACGATTGCCAAGACCGTTTTGCCTGACGAATAG
- a CDS encoding 3-hydroxybutyryl-CoA dehydrogenase — MEMKHIMVAGVGQMGSGIAQTAADAGFYVRIYDVYPEAAEAGLKRLKKQLARDAEKGRKTEAEVKDVFSRISLSRTLEEAKHTDIVIEAIAENMAAKTELFKRLDHICPPHAILASNTSSLPITEIAAVTNRPERVIGMHFMNPVPVMKLVEVIRGLATSVETASEVMGLAEKMGKTPVEVNDFPGFVSNRVLLPMINEAIYCVYEGVAKPEAIDEVMKLGMNHPMGPLALADFIGLDTCLSIMEVLYSGLGDSKYRPCPLLRKYVKAGWLGKKSGRGFYQYEESS, encoded by the coding sequence ATGGAGATGAAACATATCATGGTGGCCGGTGTGGGACAGATGGGAAGCGGGATCGCTCAAACAGCTGCCGACGCAGGCTTTTATGTGCGGATATACGATGTGTACCCGGAGGCTGCGGAGGCAGGATTGAAGCGGTTGAAAAAACAGCTGGCCCGAGATGCTGAGAAAGGGAGAAAGACCGAAGCGGAAGTGAAGGATGTTTTCAGCCGCATTTCGCTCTCTCGAACGCTTGAGGAGGCAAAGCATACGGACATTGTCATTGAGGCTATCGCTGAAAACATGGCCGCGAAAACTGAGCTGTTTAAGAGACTTGATCACATATGCCCGCCTCATGCGATTTTGGCCAGCAATACATCTTCCTTGCCTATTACAGAAATCGCTGCTGTGACAAACCGGCCTGAACGAGTCATTGGCATGCATTTTATGAATCCCGTCCCTGTGATGAAGCTGGTTGAAGTGATTCGCGGATTGGCTACGTCGGTAGAAACCGCCTCAGAAGTGATGGGATTAGCAGAAAAGATGGGGAAAACACCGGTAGAAGTCAATGATTTTCCGGGTTTTGTATCCAACCGCGTGCTTCTTCCAATGATTAATGAAGCCATTTATTGCGTGTATGAGGGGGTGGCGAAGCCGGAGGCGATAGACGAGGTGATGAAGCTAGGCATGAATCATCCGATGGGCCCGCTTGCATTAGCGGATTTTATCGGGCTTGATACGTGTTTATCAATTATGGAAGTTCTTTATTCCGGCCTTGGCGATTCCAAATACCGTCCTTGTCCGCTGCTCCGCAAATATGTCAAAGCGGGCTGGCTTGGCAAAAAGAGCGGACGCGGCTTTTATCAATATGAGGAGAGTTCCTAA
- a CDS encoding acyl-CoA dehydrogenase has translation MHETQEQVMMRKMVRDFARKEIAPAAKIMEETDEFPFQLIKKMGEHGLMGIPVPERYGGAGADIISYILAIHEISKISAAVGVILSVHTSVGTNPILSFGNEEQKMKYIPKLASGEHLGAFALTEPHSGSDAGSLRTTANKKNGKYLLNGSKIFITNGGAADIYITFALTAPDQGRHGISAFIVEKNTPGFTVGKKERKLGLYGSNTTELKFDHAEVPEENLLGKEGDGFHIAMANLNVGRIGIAAQALGIAEAALEHAVSYAKQRMQFGRPIAANQGISFKLADMATRAEAARHLVYRAADLHHRGLACGKEASMAKQFASDTAVKAALDAVQIYGGYGYMKDYPVERLLRDAKVTQIYEGTNEIQRLIISKYLLGGN, from the coding sequence TTGCATGAAACGCAAGAGCAGGTCATGATGCGAAAAATGGTGCGTGATTTTGCCCGCAAAGAAATTGCGCCCGCTGCGAAAATCATGGAGGAAACAGACGAATTTCCGTTTCAACTGATCAAAAAAATGGGTGAACACGGCCTGATGGGCATACCGGTGCCTGAACGATACGGCGGCGCTGGGGCGGATATTATTTCTTATATTTTGGCGATTCATGAGATTTCTAAAATCAGTGCGGCTGTCGGTGTCATTCTTTCCGTGCATACCTCGGTCGGCACAAATCCGATTCTGTCCTTCGGCAACGAAGAACAGAAGATGAAATATATACCGAAGCTCGCTTCAGGAGAACATTTGGGCGCATTTGCACTGACGGAGCCTCACTCAGGGTCGGATGCTGGAAGCCTCCGCACGACAGCCAACAAAAAGAATGGCAAATACCTATTAAATGGATCGAAAATCTTCATTACGAACGGCGGAGCCGCCGATATCTATATCACTTTTGCATTAACAGCTCCAGATCAAGGCAGGCACGGGATTTCAGCTTTTATCGTTGAAAAAAACACACCCGGTTTTACCGTTGGAAAAAAAGAAAGAAAGCTAGGGCTCTATGGATCGAATACTACGGAACTGAAGTTTGATCATGCGGAAGTGCCGGAAGAAAATTTGCTTGGGAAAGAGGGGGATGGCTTTCACATTGCCATGGCAAATTTAAATGTCGGCCGGATCGGCATTGCGGCACAGGCGCTTGGGATTGCAGAGGCGGCTCTTGAGCATGCGGTTAGTTACGCGAAACAGAGAATGCAATTTGGAAGGCCGATCGCCGCCAATCAAGGCATATCATTTAAGCTGGCTGACATGGCGACAAGGGCAGAGGCGGCAAGGCATCTTGTCTACCGCGCGGCAGACCTTCATCACCGCGGCTTGGCCTGCGGAAAAGAAGCGTCTATGGCTAAACAGTTTGCTTCGGATACCGCTGTGAAGGCGGCGTTAGACGCCGTGCAAATTTACGGGGGATACGGTTATATGAAGGATTACCCGGTCGAGCGGCTGCTTCGTGATGCAAAGGTGACGCAAATCTATGAAGGGACAAACGAGATTCAAAGACTGATTATTTCCAAGTATCTTCTTGGCGGAAATTGA